The proteins below are encoded in one region of Pseudomonas putida NBRC 14164:
- the galB gene encoding 4-oxalmesaconate hydratase, translating into MTGSQQNALVVSAHSADFVWRAGGAIALHAQQGYNVHIVCLSYGERGESAKLWRKGDMSEGKVKAARQEEAMAAAEILGASVEFFDVGDYPMRADKDTLFRLADVMRRVQPAFVLSHSLKDPYNYDHPLAMNLTQEARIIAQAEGYRPGEKIVGAPPVYAFEPHQPEQCEWRPDVFLDITDVWDQKYAAIQCMAGQEHLWEYYTRVALQRGVQAKRNVGITCARNIVYAEGYQSTFPRVTENLA; encoded by the coding sequence ATGACAGGATCTCAACAAAACGCATTGGTTGTCAGCGCCCATTCTGCCGATTTTGTATGGCGTGCAGGTGGTGCTATCGCGCTGCACGCCCAGCAGGGTTACAACGTGCACATCGTTTGCCTGTCCTACGGCGAGCGGGGCGAGTCTGCAAAGCTGTGGCGAAAGGGCGACATGAGTGAGGGCAAGGTGAAAGCTGCTCGCCAGGAGGAGGCGATGGCTGCAGCCGAAATACTTGGCGCAAGTGTGGAGTTTTTCGACGTTGGGGATTACCCCATGCGGGCTGACAAGGACACGCTGTTCCGCCTGGCCGATGTCATGCGCCGCGTCCAGCCGGCTTTCGTACTCAGCCACTCGCTGAAGGACCCGTACAACTATGACCATCCGCTGGCAATGAACCTCACTCAGGAAGCGAGGATCATCGCCCAGGCAGAAGGTTACCGACCGGGCGAAAAAATTGTCGGGGCACCCCCGGTCTATGCCTTTGAGCCGCATCAGCCGGAACAGTGTGAGTGGCGCCCGGATGTGTTCCTGGACATCACCGATGTATGGGACCAGAAATACGCTGCGATTCAATGCATGGCCGGGCAGGAACACCTGTGGGAGTACTACACACGTGTCGCCCTGCAGCGGGGGGTACAGGCCAAGCGCAACGTTGGCATCACCTGCGCCCGCAACATTGTCTACGCCGAGGGCTACCAGAGCACCTTCCCGCGCGTGACGGAGAACCTGGCATGA
- a CDS encoding LysR family transcriptional regulator → METRELPGLMHVRAFVRVAELGSVSKASSALYRAQSVVTRSISELEARLNAPLFERHTNGMRLTCYGERVLPRARRVLEELGTVPRLLAPADKQPVEPLYLFQVKRLQIFVSLCETHHMQTVANLMGLTQPAISSTLKVMESGCGQTLFERTPRGLQPTRTSHEILFPIRRALNELRHMETDISALQGQLQGAVHVGALPLGRTRILPAAIVRLMAAHPHIQVITNESPFDLLATELRAGDVDFIFGALRSAAYASDLTGEKLMSEEMVLVARQHHPLAKSLNYSALSTAKWVLPRAGSPARQMLDGCFTALGMASPHPVVESADMAIIRGLLLRSDMIAAVSAHQLEQEIASGELCVLPVELKQTSRAIGLTYRNGCLHSPVAQALMEMIRAVTGEPATV, encoded by the coding sequence ATGGAAACCAGAGAGCTGCCAGGCTTGATGCACGTGCGGGCATTTGTGCGCGTTGCGGAGCTCGGGAGTGTTTCCAAAGCTTCATCAGCGCTGTACCGCGCGCAATCAGTGGTTACACGCTCGATCTCCGAGCTGGAGGCCCGCTTGAATGCGCCTCTGTTCGAGCGTCACACCAATGGCATGCGCCTCACCTGCTATGGTGAGCGCGTGCTGCCGCGGGCGCGCAGGGTGCTGGAGGAGCTCGGTACTGTCCCTCGGCTGCTTGCCCCGGCAGACAAGCAGCCCGTGGAGCCGCTGTACCTGTTCCAGGTCAAGCGGCTGCAAATTTTCGTGAGCCTCTGCGAGACGCATCACATGCAGACCGTTGCGAACCTCATGGGCTTGACTCAGCCGGCCATCAGCTCAACGCTCAAGGTCATGGAGAGCGGCTGTGGGCAGACGTTGTTCGAGCGAACCCCTCGAGGCCTGCAACCTACCCGCACGAGCCACGAAATACTGTTCCCTATCCGGCGTGCACTCAATGAACTGCGCCACATGGAAACAGACATCTCAGCCCTTCAAGGCCAATTGCAAGGCGCAGTGCATGTGGGCGCCCTGCCCCTGGGCCGCACGCGAATCTTGCCTGCGGCCATCGTGCGCCTGATGGCCGCCCACCCCCATATCCAGGTGATTACCAACGAAAGCCCTTTCGACCTGCTGGCCACCGAGTTGCGCGCAGGCGATGTGGACTTCATCTTCGGTGCGTTGCGCAGTGCGGCTTACGCAAGTGACCTTACAGGAGAGAAGTTGATGTCCGAAGAAATGGTGCTTGTGGCCCGGCAACACCACCCACTCGCGAAAAGCCTGAACTACAGCGCGCTTTCAACCGCAAAATGGGTATTGCCAAGGGCCGGTTCACCCGCGCGGCAGATGCTGGATGGATGTTTCACTGCACTGGGCATGGCCAGCCCACACCCGGTGGTGGAAAGCGCCGATATGGCCATCATCAGAGGTTTGTTGCTGCGTTCCGACATGATCGCAGCCGTTTCCGCACACCAGTTGGAGCAAGAAATAGCCTCTGGCGAGTTATGTGTCTTGCCTGTCGAGTTGAAACAGACTTCCCGCGCCATCGGGCTGACATACCGAAACGGCTGCCTGCACTCGCCAGTAGCGCAGGCTCTGATGGAGATGATCCGCGCAGTGACGGGCGAGCCGGCAACCGTCTAG
- a CDS encoding gallate dioxygenase, producing MARIIGGLAVSHTPTIGFAVDHDKQQDAAWAPIFEGFEPIKAWLDEKKPDVLFYIFNDHVTSFFFDHYGAFTLGVDERYEVADEGGNPRDLPAVNGHAALSRHIGESLVADEFDMGFFRDKPLDHGFFSPMSALLACDDGWPVEIVPLQVGVLQFPIPSARRCYKLGQALRRAIESYPEDVKVAIVATGGVSHQVHGERCGFNNPDWDAQFLDLLVHDPLRLTEMTLAEFATLGGLEGAEVITWLIMRGALSSNVKKLHQDYYLPSMTGIATLLLENEDRPVPVETTARHLKHMRHQLDGIDKLEGTYPFTLERSAKGYRLNKFLHRMIEPDWRRRFLETPEALFEEAGLSEEECDLLRRRDWRGLIQYGAIFFVLEKLAAVVGVPNLQVYAAMRGQSLEDFMKTRNQQVLYSVAGKR from the coding sequence ATGGCACGTATCATCGGCGGCCTCGCCGTCTCTCATACACCCACTATCGGTTTCGCGGTCGACCACGACAAGCAGCAAGATGCGGCTTGGGCCCCCATCTTTGAAGGGTTCGAGCCAATCAAGGCCTGGCTCGATGAGAAAAAGCCCGACGTGCTCTTCTATATCTTCAACGATCACGTGACATCGTTCTTCTTCGACCATTACGGTGCTTTTACCCTTGGCGTCGACGAGCGTTATGAGGTTGCAGACGAGGGCGGCAACCCTCGCGATCTGCCCGCGGTGAATGGCCATGCGGCACTGTCCCGGCACATCGGCGAAAGCCTGGTGGCCGATGAATTCGACATGGGGTTTTTCCGTGACAAGCCGCTTGATCACGGGTTCTTTTCCCCCATGTCTGCGTTGCTTGCCTGCGACGACGGCTGGCCGGTAGAAATTGTTCCGCTGCAGGTGGGCGTGCTGCAATTCCCCATTCCGAGTGCCCGTCGCTGCTACAAGCTGGGGCAGGCGCTGCGCCGGGCGATTGAAAGTTACCCAGAGGATGTCAAGGTGGCCATCGTGGCGACAGGTGGGGTTTCTCACCAGGTCCATGGCGAGCGCTGCGGGTTCAACAACCCCGATTGGGATGCGCAGTTCCTGGATCTGCTGGTCCATGACCCGCTGCGCCTCACGGAAATGACCCTGGCCGAATTCGCTACGTTAGGCGGGCTGGAAGGGGCAGAGGTGATCACCTGGTTGATCATGCGAGGTGCGCTGTCATCCAACGTGAAGAAGCTGCACCAAGACTACTACCTGCCGTCGATGACAGGTATTGCAACGCTGCTGCTGGAGAATGAGGATCGGCCAGTGCCCGTCGAAACCACTGCCCGGCACCTCAAGCACATGCGGCACCAGCTAGACGGCATCGACAAACTCGAAGGAACTTACCCGTTCACGCTGGAGCGAAGCGCCAAGGGCTACCGCCTGAACAAGTTTCTGCACCGCATGATCGAACCTGACTGGCGCCGTCGCTTTCTTGAAACGCCAGAGGCGCTTTTTGAGGAGGCGGGTTTGAGCGAAGAAGAATGCGACCTGTTACGCCGCCGTGACTGGCGAGGGCTGATCCAGTATGGCGCAATCTTCTTCGTACTGGAAAAGCTTGCTGCGGTAGTGGGGGTGCCAAACCTGCAGGTGTACGCCGCGATGCGTGGGCAGAGCCTGGAAGACTTCATGAAGACGCGCAACCAGCAGGTGCTGTATTCGGTGGCCGGCAAGCGATAA